A stretch of the Psychroserpens sp. Hel_I_66 genome encodes the following:
- a CDS encoding c-type cytochrome yields the protein MKSIFKIAIVLMVCASVVACKKDTRRNYQFMPNMYVPVPYEAYQEADIVVDGKEILSNNMEAQLPAEGSIPRGGHMPFEYENSNDGYLSAKANLTSPLDSTQTESMRGGQLYDIYCGICHGKKGNGQGTLVKNEKILGVPSYDDAGRAITAGSIYHTIYYGKNTMGSYANQLNEEERWQVVNYVLELKADLEK from the coding sequence ATGAAAAGTATATTTAAAATAGCAATTGTATTAATGGTATGTGCAAGTGTTGTAGCCTGTAAAAAGGATACAAGACGAAACTATCAGTTCATGCCAAATATGTATGTGCCAGTTCCATATGAAGCATACCAAGAAGCAGATATTGTCGTTGATGGAAAAGAAATATTAAGTAATAATATGGAAGCCCAACTTCCTGCAGAAGGATCTATACCAAGAGGAGGTCATATGCCTTTTGAATATGAAAATTCTAATGACGGTTATTTATCGGCAAAAGCAAATTTGACAAGTCCATTAGATTCAACTCAAACTGAAAGTATGAGAGGTGGGCAGTTATACGATATTTATTGCGGAATATGTCACGGAAAAAAAGGCAACGGACAAGGTACATTAGTCAAGAACGAGAAAATTTTAGGTGTACCAAGCTATGATGATGCTGGTCGTGCAATTACAGCAGGTAGTATTTATCATACAATTTACTACGGAAAAAATACAATGGGATCATATGCGAACCAACTTAATGAAGAAGAGCGTTGGCAAGTGGTGAATTATGTATTAGAGTTAAAAGCAGACTTAGAAAAATAA
- a CDS encoding DUF3341 domain-containing protein, which produces MEASKVIHAIYNDDDVLMNAVKKVKAERHHIEEIYTPFPVHGLDKAMGLAPTRIAIASFMYGCVGLTVAVVMMNFIMIEDWPQNIGGKPSFSYIENMPAFVPIMFELTVFFAAHLMVITFYLRSTMWPFKKAENPDPRTTDDHFLMEIAVHGNENELTDLLKETGAVEINLIDKAH; this is translated from the coding sequence ATGGAAGCTTCAAAAGTAATTCACGCTATTTATAATGATGATGACGTCTTAATGAATGCTGTCAAAAAAGTTAAGGCAGAAAGACATCACATCGAAGAAATATATACGCCTTTTCCAGTTCACGGACTAGACAAGGCAATGGGACTTGCTCCAACAAGAATAGCAATAGCATCGTTTATGTATGGATGTGTTGGTTTAACGGTTGCTGTGGTAATGATGAATTTCATCATGATAGAGGATTGGCCACAAAATATTGGTGGTAAGCCAAGTTTTAGCTACATAGAAAACATGCCCGCTTTTGTACCAATCATGTTTGAGCTAACTGTATTTTTTGCAGCCCATTTAATGGTAATCACATTCTACTTAAGAAGTACAATGTGGCCATTTAAAAAAGCAGAAAATCCAGATCCAAGAACAACAGATGACCACTTTTTAATGGAAATCGCAGTTCATGGAAATGAAAATGAGCTTACAGATTTGTTAAAAGAAACTGGAGCTGTAGAAATTAATTTAATTGATAAAGCGCATTAA
- the nrfD gene encoding NrfD/PsrC family molybdoenzyme membrane anchor subunit, whose translation MASHYEAPIRRPLVTGEKSYHDVSVDVAAPVEGKANKAWWIVFSIALVAFLWGIGCIIYTVSTGIGTWGLNKTVGWAWDITNFVWWVGIGHAGTLISAVLLLFRQKWRMAINRSAEAMTIFSVVQAGLFPIIHMGRPWLGYWVLPIPNQFGSLWVNFNSPLLWDVFAISTYLSVSLVFWWTGLLPDFAMLRDRAIKPFQKKIYALLSFGWSGRAKDWQRFEEVSLVLAGLATPLVLSVHTIVSFDFATSVIPGWHTTIFPPYFVAGAIFSGFAMVNTLLIIMRKVCNLEDYITVQHIELMNIVIMLTGSIVGVAYITELFIAWYSGVEYEQYAFLNRATGPYAWAYWMMMSCNVFSPQFMWFKKLRTSIMFSFFISIVVNVGMWFERFVIIVTSLHRDYLPSSWTMFSPTFVDIGIFIGTIGFFFVLFLLYARTFPVIAQAEVKTILKSSGERYKRIREKGESLVGTGADERTSVLKIEEETTAKKPLQDNTEKLNNLLKGVGTFDPTVQTPDDLKVINGIGPKMEEVLNSIGIFTYAQVSKMTKREYDLLDDITGSFPGRAERDDWSGQAKKLIN comes from the coding sequence ATGGCGTCTCATTACGAAGCACCTATTAGAAGACCCCTAGTTACAGGAGAAAAATCATATCACGATGTATCGGTAGATGTGGCAGCACCTGTTGAAGGAAAAGCAAATAAAGCTTGGTGGATTGTATTTTCAATTGCATTGGTCGCATTCCTTTGGGGAATTGGGTGTATTATCTATACAGTCTCTACAGGTATTGGAACTTGGGGATTAAACAAGACCGTAGGTTGGGCTTGGGATATTACTAACTTCGTTTGGTGGGTTGGTATTGGTCACGCAGGAACATTGATTTCTGCAGTACTATTACTTTTCCGTCAAAAATGGAGAATGGCAATTAACCGTTCTGCAGAAGCAATGACAATATTCTCAGTTGTTCAGGCTGGTTTGTTTCCAATTATTCACATGGGTCGACCATGGTTAGGATATTGGGTGTTACCTATTCCGAATCAATTTGGTTCATTATGGGTAAACTTTAATTCGCCACTACTCTGGGATGTATTTGCAATTTCTACTTATTTATCGGTGTCTCTAGTATTCTGGTGGACTGGTTTATTGCCTGATTTTGCAATGTTGCGTGATCGTGCAATCAAGCCATTTCAGAAGAAAATATATGCGTTATTAAGTTTTGGATGGTCTGGACGAGCTAAAGATTGGCAACGTTTTGAAGAGGTGTCTTTGGTACTTGCAGGTTTGGCAACACCCTTAGTATTATCTGTACACACCATCGTATCTTTTGACTTCGCAACATCTGTAATTCCTGGTTGGCATACCACCATTTTCCCGCCTTATTTTGTTGCAGGAGCGATCTTCTCTGGTTTTGCAATGGTAAATACACTTTTAATCATTATGAGAAAAGTATGTAATCTTGAAGATTATATCACTGTTCAGCATATTGAGTTAATGAACATTGTTATTATGTTAACAGGTTCTATAGTTGGTGTAGCATATATTACAGAGTTATTCATAGCTTGGTATTCTGGAGTTGAATATGAGCAATATGCATTCTTAAACAGAGCAACTGGTCCTTATGCTTGGGCATATTGGATGATGATGTCATGTAACGTATTTTCACCACAATTTATGTGGTTCAAAAAATTAAGAACAAGTATTATGTTTTCATTCTTTATCTCTATCGTGGTAAACGTTGGGATGTGGTTTGAGCGATTTGTAATTATTGTAACATCATTACATAGAGATTATTTACCATCATCTTGGACGATGTTCTCTCCAACATTTGTAGATATCGGTATCTTTATTGGTACAATTGGATTCTTCTTTGTATTATTTTTATTATATGCTAGAACATTCCCTGTAATTGCTCAGGCTGAAGTTAAGACCATTCTAAAATCTTCGGGAGAACGCTACAAACGTATAAGAGAAAAAGGAGAAAGCTTAGTAGGAACCGGAGCAGACGAAAGAACTTCAGTATTAAAAATTGAGGAAGAAACAACAGCTAAAAAACCGTTACAAGACAATACTGAAAAATTAAACAACTTATTGAAAGGTGTCGGTACTTTTGATCCAACAGTTCAAACTCCAGATGACTTAAAAGTTATTAATGGTATTGGTCCAAAAATGGAAGAAGTACTTAATAGTATTGGTATTTTTACTTACGCTCAAGTTAGTAAAATGACAAAAAGAGAATATGACTTGTTAGATGATATTACCGGTTCTTTCCCAGGAAGAGCAGAACGTGATGATTGGTCTGGTCAAGCTAAAAAATTAATAAACTAA